A segment of the Manis javanica isolate MJ-LG chromosome 10, MJ_LKY, whole genome shotgun sequence genome:
CCAACATGAGTATGTGACCCTGGGGCCTCCCTGCTGACCCTTCCCTCTCGGTCTATGGAAAGATCTGTTCTGACTGAACTCTGGCTGCCCTGGGTGAGGTGTAGTAGTGGACAGACCCATCTGGATTcaagttctgtttcttcatcaATGTGTGACTTGGGGGCAGGCCCCTCAACCTCTTAAAACCATAGCTTTCTCATCTGTCATGGGGGTTAAGTAGcacctccctcctcttccttggAGGACAGGGTACAGTTGTAAGAATGAAGCCAACCccactctccttcctctccctgacAGGCAAAACAGGCGGCTGTTGAGAGGTGGCTCTGGGATACTGCAAACAGTGAAGCAATTCCTGCATCACTGCTCCTGCCCCTCTGCCATTCTCCCACCCACACACTATTCCAGGCACTGGAGCAGCCCACCAGCCCAGCAGGTTCAGGGAAAGCacctgcccccactccccaccctgaaGGACAGGGAGATAGTGCCTGTGGATGCTTCCTCATACCCAGCTCTGCTGCCCAACAAGGACATCCCCAGctttccctcttcttcccctcAGATAGAATCACACCAGCCTTGTActttggaaatttcttttttggcggggagcaattttcctttaaaacttaaataaattgttacaaaatagactttagaaAATAAGTTACAAATTGTAGCAAAAGGCTCCCCTCCCACAGGCAACAGTCCCACCTGTGGCTCTCTCTGAATCTGCCTCTCCCTGATGTTGGAATCTGGCTGGTGAGGGTGGCCCAGCATCATGGCAGAGCCTGGCACTGGATTTCTTACAGGGCTAGTCACACGGAAGACCATGGTGACAAAGGCTGGGGGAAGGAGGTCCTTCAAGGTCAGGGACATGAGGAACACCTCACCCCCTTCTTAAGCCAGATCTGGGTCCTCCTCATAGGAGAGAAGAACAAGAGATGGGGACGCCAAACTACTCCTGAGCAAAACATGGATATCAAGCCTTTCCCGGCAACCCGCCCCACTACCCAGTGTGGTGATCTTTGGAGACTTGAACTTCAGAGGGGGAAGCTGAGGTCTGCAGGCCATTGGGGTGAAGGGTCCAGAAGTGGGGCTGACGGgggtggagaaaaatgacaagtcCCGTCTGCCTGCCGCTGGTGCTTTTGGGGctcctggggagagagagaggtcaCTGAGGGGGCAAACCCCAGCTTGTcccctgcttccccagccctATAGGCCATCTCCCGAGCCCATGGCCCCAGAGGCCTATGTGAGAACTCCAAGTCATTTTCCCAGACCTGGCTAATTGGCTCTTTGCTCATTCCCTAAAGGTCACACAAAATCTTTTATGCAGAAAGCCATCTTGTCAGGTCTCTCAGGAGACTCTCATCCACCACCCCCTCCTTCCCAATCTCTGGTCAAGAGTTCACCATCTCAGGGATACCCACCCTGGTGGCCACTAAATGCAATGGGCCCTGGGAGAAGGGCTACTGATTACAGCAGATACAGGGCACACATCCAGGGCCTGCTGAGGGAACAGGCTGCCCCACTCCTCTGTAGCCTCATCCTCCAGCAGGGCTAGGCAAGGTGACTTTCCATGAAGACTATCCCAATAGAGGCCAGGAAATAGGGGCTAAAGACTGTTGTTGCTATAGTTGGGCCTGGCATCAAAGGAACAATTATGTGTGTCTCAGTTCTCCAGTTAAAGGTGCACTGATGGGCAGCGGGGTATGCAGGTGGAAAAGTTGGTTTGGCTGGGTCCTAAAAGAGATACACAGCAGAGGGAGAAAGGGTTGACTAGAGGGAAGAAGAGACGTGGGGCAATACTGATAGAAAAAGTAGTTtccaagaaaagagaaggaagaacaagagaGACAGCACAGGAGAAGAGGGATGGGGAGCTGGGTGCCAACCAGAGACCCAGTTTCCTTGGCCAGGTCAGCAATGAAGCTACAAAACAGTCCAGTCTTGGGGTGCCTCCCATGTCCCAATCCTCATTCTCTGGCTCTCTGCCTACTACAGATAAGAGCAGAACCTAGACCACCTTTTTCTCTGGAAATCATCACTGGCTGGTTTAGGAGGGTTTCCAGATGTCAGAGGGTACCTAGCTACCTCCCCTCCCCAAAAAGACTATTCCTCTGTGGCTTTGGCACAGGAGCCCAGAGAGCTGCCCCTGCCTGTGCCCAATCCACACCCCGCCCCTGCCCACTATGCCACCTACCTGACCCAGGGGATGCAGATCTCAGCAGCCCAAAAGGCAGCACCCTCCAAACCACTTTCTCGCTCCATATCCAAGCTCCGAGCCCTCTCTGGGAATTCGTGTGGTTCTCTGTTCACTCCTTGCTCCCCTACCCATCTGGGCACAGGCCTTCCCTCCACCACATGCCCACCTCTTCTGGGGCCCTGAATCCTCCACACAAGCCCATCCATGCCCCATAACCAGAGCTGCTCACCATCCACGCCTCCCAGTGCTGTTGTTGGTGCTGCAGGAAGCTGGCTTGGCGGCAGAAGTGGCGGAGGGGGGGGACATTGGGGGCAGCTGAAAGGTCCCTCCCAGGGTGCATGGACATGCCCATGGCCCTCCAGCCAGGCAGCTGTCGGGAAGGCCTTGCCACAGATGTCACAGCAGTGGCGTCGGGGGTCCGTATGGGTTCTGTCATGATTCTTAAGGGGCAGTAGGTTGGGGAGAAGTTTGGGGGTAAAGGAAGCAGGGGTAAAGCCCAGTGCTGTGGGCCTTCTGGTGGTTCAGCAGGCTACCAGCATGGCGGTAGGAACGCCCACACTGGGCACAGCGGAAGGGCCACTCCTCGTCTTCAGCCACTGTGGACTTTCCTCCTTGCCCTCTGTTAGCTCTCCCAGCACTCTTTCCTGGGGTTCTGGAGAGTTCTGACAGGGCCCTCTGGGATTTCCCTTGGCCAGGAAGATCCATTTTATCCTCCATAGTCCCAGCTTTGGAACCTGTGGCCTCTTCTACCTGGGGTGGCATCTGACTGAGGCTCCTGGCATGAGTCTGCAGGTGGCTGGCTAGTTCCTGGTGGGACTGAAAGGCCTTTCCACAGTCAGGGCAGGCAAAGGTCTAGGCAGCGGTGTGGCTCTTAGTGGCCACATAATTCAAGAACTTCTTGCAGCAGAGCAGGCAATAGTGGTGGTCTATCTTGTGGGTGTTGTGGTGGTTTAAGAGGCCTTCCAATTGGCAGTTCGTCTTGCCACAATGGCTGCAGGAAAAGGGGTGGCTCTCTGGCTGGAGCTGAGGGCTGGTGTTTCCACTATCCCAGCTATCCACGTGATTCAGACTAGGTCACTGAGCTGGCTGTTGCCAATGTGGCACAGACTCCTGGGAACATTGACTTCTGACTCATCTGGCTTGGTCAGTACCCTCAGGAACCCAACCTTTATGATTCACTGGTCCCCCATCTCCTTGCCACCCACCTACTTTCCCCATGCCCTGGGACACTGACTCTGTGGCTTCTGAACCTGCTGCCCTGATGGGACTCTGACTCTGCTCCCTGGACCTCATGGCTCCATCTTCCAGCTGGGGTACTGACTCAGTACCACCCGATCTGTCCTGTGGTCTCTGATCATTAACCAGGTACCCCTCACTGCCCTCAGGGCCTCCCTGACTACTTTCAGTCTCCTCATGGTCTCTCAGGTGCCGCTCCAGAGATCCCTGGCCAGGGAAGCCCTGGCCACAGAGGGCACAGCACAGAGCTGCCTGCCAGGATCGCCCTGCTCGCCACTTGTGGCTCTCTGAGTGCAGCCTCTGGTGGTCCTTTAGAATGATGTGGTTGGAGTAGGTCTTAGGCCAGGTTGGACAGCTGTATTGGCCTGTCTCATGGCTGCGTCGGTGGTTCAGAAGGCTGCCTACGTGGCGGTAAGTCCGCTCACACTGCCCACACCGGAAGGGCCGATCTTCCCGGGTCAGCTTTcgggtgcccccacccccaccccgctcAGCATGGACCCGCTGGTGGCTGGTCAGCTGTTTCCGCAGGCGGAAGGCCTTGCCACACTCACTGCAGCGAAAGCGTCGGGGATCTGCATGGATACGTCGATGGTTCTTGAGGGACATGAGGTTGGAGAAGTCTTTGGAGCAGGCCTGGCAGCCAAAGTGGCCAATCTGGTGGCTCTGCCGGTGATTGATGAGGCTGCCGGCATGTTTGTACGACCGGCCACATACCTCACAGCTGAAGGGCCGCTCAGAGCTAGCCTCAGTCTGGCAGCCCTTCTCTGCAGTCTCTAaccttggctccacctcctcccccttcACAGGGATCTCCTTCCATACCTCTTCTTTTGTAtttgccacctcctccaggggcTCTGCTTTAAGCTCTGCCTGGAACTTCCCCTCTTCTGACTGCACCAACCCCTctcctgccaggttctggggcttactgctgcctcctgcctctgAGGTGGCACTCCCCTGGGGCTCAGAGCCTCTGCAGCGTGGGTGGTTTCTCAGATGATTACGGTAGGCAGCCAGGTTTGGGTAGCAGCGAGAGCAGACAGGGCAGATGAAGTCTCCGGTCTGGTGGATCTTGCGGTGGTTCACCAGGCTGCCCCCATGGCGATAGGTCTTGCCGCACTGGTTGCAACGGAAGGGGCGGGGCTGAGTCTCCAGAGAACTTTCCCCACCCTGCATACAAAGGGTGTCTACAACCATGGCACCTACACCCACTCCAGACTTTGTGTCTCTACCCTCCCCAGACATAGAGGTCACTGTGCCCTCAAAGACACCATCTGCAGCCATTCTGGTGGCATCACCTCCAAGGTGGCTGGGAGCCTTGTCTGTGGTGTTCCCAGAACTCTGACTTTGGTGGTGACGCTCCAGACTCCCCAGGTCATCATAGGTCTGACCACAGCAACCACAGATGTGTCCATAACCTGCTCCATCTAGCGCCTCCACCTCCCGCTGCAGCTGATTCAGCAGTTCTGCCTCTGATGGCTGCAGTGTGGGGCTGCGGGTGGAAGCTGCCCCTGTTGCCCCTTCctgttccccttcctcctccgAGCCCTCAGTCATGCCAGAGGAGTCATGAGCCTGGTGCCAGTGAAGCCTATAGCCAGCCCTCCCGGGGAAGATCATGCCACAGAGGCAGCAGAGGAAAGGCTGTGCTGAGGCTGCCTCCCCAGGCCCATGGTTCTGAAAGTGGCTGCGTAGGGCAGGCAGAGAGTCAAACTCCTTTGGGCAGAGGGAACACTGATAGATGCCTGGTGGGTGGCAGGGCTGGTGGCTCAGGCCTGTGGCATGGGGAAAAGAATGCCCACAGTCAGGACACATGTATGAGACCTCAGCCTGACAGCCAGTGACGGCTTCACCGgagtgggaagaggagctgaGCTGGCCAGCAGCTGGTTTCTGGTCTTTATCCACCCCAGGGAGGCCATCATCAAAGCGAGTCCCTCTGCTTTCCTCATTGCCTGGGAGGTCAAAGTTGTCAAGGAAACAGGCCTCCTTCTTTTTGAGCCCTTCCTCAGTGGTTCTGCTTGCTTTATCACCCTGGAAACAGGCCTTATGCCTCTCGGGTCCACATTTGTCCCTTTCAACTTCATCCTGCAAAGAGCCCCCTTCACTTTCCAAGTTGCCTTCAGCTCCACTAGGACTTTCCCCTGAAGGGTCTTGAGGACAGTCCAGGCCCTCATTGTCCTCCAATTCCTGGGCCCAGTTCTCTCCTGATGGGCGCTTGGCTTCTCCCACACAACTAGCACCGCCAGCCCGCCTCCAGTACCACCTGCTCCACCGTGGACTGTGGCAGCGCAAATGGTTCTTCATGGCGGCCATGGTGTGGAAGTGCTTGGCACAAGATCCACAGCTGAAGTCCCCAGTCTGATGGGTCTGCCGATGGTTGATAAGGCTGCCTGAATGGCGATAGCTCTTTCCACAGTCTTGGCAGGCAAATGTCCGAGGAGGTGACACCCTCGTCTCTGTCCTGCTGTTTTCCCTTTCCCCatgggtctggctgtgatgtccAAGGCTCTCAGGATCTTCAAAGAGCATCCCACACGTGCTACATATCTGTGATGCTGTACTGTCTGCTGCTGGAGGGGAATTAATGGCCTCCTCTTCATGTTCACAACTACATCTTTGTTCTGTATGTGGGGCTGCTTCTGCTCCCACTGAGTTAGGTGGGAGCTCCACTTTGAGGTGGCTGGGGGGACCCTTAACTTCTGGGCCTGTGTTGCAACGAGCAGCCTTGCAATGTACCTGGACATGGTTGCGCAGGGCCATTAGGTTAGGATACTTCCGGGGACACAGTGAGCACTGGTACTCTCCTGTTCTATGGCTGTGCCGGtggttcactaggctcccccggTGTCGGTAAGCCCGACCACACTCACTGCACTTATAGGGCCGGTGGTCCAGGGTGGTGGGAATCTCCTTCTCTTTATGGGTAATCTCAGTCAGACACAAGGGAGCTGGTGGCACTGAGGGCTGCTCCTCTTCCCCAGCTCCTTGCCGGGGTCTGTGATGAGCCCGCACATGGTTTTTGAGGGCAGCTGCATTGAACAGCTGCTTGGAACAGATGGAACAGGGGTAGACACCTGTCTGGTGGCTCTTGCGATGGTTGATGAGGCTCCCAGCATGGCGGTAAGTACGGCCACAGTCCCTACAACAGAAAGGCCGGTACTCTTCCAAGCCACTGTCCTCCAGTTCCCCAGAGGTGCTGAGGTTCCCAGAGCCATTCGGTATATGTGTATTAGGGAGTTGGTCTTGGCAGTGCTTATCTGTGTGCCCATTGGTGGTGAGCATCGCTTTCTCTTCCCATAGCCTCTCCTGCCTTTCACCCTCATGGGATTGCTGGTGTTCCAGCAGCTCTCGAGGGAGCCGAAAGGCATGGGGGCAATGGGGACACTGATAAGGCCGATACTGAGCATGGAGTCGGGAGTGGTTCTTCAGAGCCATGAGGTTAGAGAACTCCTTGAAGCAGATAGCACAAGGGTAGATGCCCAGGGTGTGGCTCTGGCGGTGATTGGTGAGGCTCCCAGCATGTTTGTAAGTCTTGCCACATTGAGTACACTTGTACCGCCGTTCCTCCTCAGTTGGAGGGGACTGGGTGGACTCCTGGCCCCCTGTGAAATTCACTACTGATTCAGCCAAATATTGTTCTAAATTGCTAAGGAGGCTGTTGGCTGGGGTGAGGAGCACTGGGGCTCCGGTAGAGTTGGTGGTTGGTCCCAAGCCCTCTGCACGCACCTCAGGATCTGGCTGGCTAACCCAGCCTTCTCTTTGTCTGGTGGGTGGATCTTCCCAAGTATTCAGAGCTACCCTAGGGTCAGGCCCAGACTCACTGCCAGGTGTCTCTTCAGcatgttttttctcattttcccagCTTTCCCCAGGGCCAAGCCTCAAGCCCCAGGAGTCAGTGGACACTGTCTCCCCCTGGAGGCATGGAGTGGTTTCCTTGCGGCCAGGGGGCCTGTGCCTGGGGCGGCCCTCAGGAGCATGAGTCTTCATGTGGCCCTTGAGGGCCATGGGATTGGTGAAGTCTTTGCCACAGGTGGTACATGGGAAAAGGCCAGTCTCGTGGGTCCGGCGGTGGTTGACCAAGCTCCCTGGGTGACGGTAGCCCCGTCCACACTGCTGGCAGCGGTAGGGCCGAGGGATACTCTCAGCCTCCCCACTGTCCTGGCTGGA
Coding sequences within it:
- the ZNF646 gene encoding zinc finger protein 646; the protein is MEDTPTSLSCSDCQCHFPSLLELSQHCELLHPSSSQDSGEAESIPRPYRCQQCGRGYRHPGSLVNHRRTHETGLFPCTTCGKDFTNPMALKGHMKTHAPEGRPRHRPPGRKETTPCLQGETVSTDSWGLRLGPGESWENEKKHAEETPGSESGPDPRVALNTWEDPPTRQREGWVSQPDPEVRAEGLGPTTNSTGAPVLLTPANSLLSNLEQYLAESVVNFTGGQESTQSPPTEEERRYKCTQCGKTYKHAGSLTNHRQSHTLGIYPCAICFKEFSNLMALKNHSRLHAQYRPYQCPHCPHAFRLPRELLEHQQSHEGERQERLWEEKAMLTTNGHTDKHCQDQLPNTHIPNGSGNLSTSGELEDSGLEEYRPFCCRDCGRTYRHAGSLINHRKSHQTGVYPCSICSKQLFNAAALKNHVRAHHRPRQGAGEEEQPSVPPAPLCLTEITHKEKEIPTTLDHRPYKCSECGRAYRHRGSLVNHRHSHRTGEYQCSLCPRKYPNLMALRNHVQVHCKAARCNTGPEVKGPPSHLKVELPPNSVGAEAAPHTEQRCSCEHEEEAINSPPAADSTASQICSTCGMLFEDPESLGHHSQTHGERENSRTETRVSPPRTFACQDCGKSYRHSGSLINHRQTHQTGDFSCGSCAKHFHTMAAMKNHLRCHSPRWSRWYWRRAGGASCVGEAKRPSGENWAQELEDNEGLDCPQDPSGESPSGAEGNLESEGGSLQDEVERDKCGPERHKACFQGDKASRTTEEGLKKKEACFLDNFDLPGNEESRGTRFDDGLPGVDKDQKPAAGQLSSSSHSGEAVTGCQAEVSYMCPDCGHSFPHATGLSHQPCHPPGIYQCSLCPKEFDSLPALRSHFQNHGPGEAASAQPFLCCLCGMIFPGRAGYRLHWHQAHDSSGMTEGSEEEGEQEGATGAASTRSPTLQPSEAELLNQLQREVEALDGAGYGHICGCCGQTYDDLGSLERHHQSQSSGNTTDKAPSHLGGDATRMAADGVFEGTVTSMSGEGRDTKSGVGVGAMVVDTLCMQGGESSLETQPRPFRCNQCGKTYRHGGSLVNHRKIHQTGDFICPVCSRCYPNLAAYRNHLRNHPRCRGSEPQGSATSEAGGSSKPQNLAGEGLVQSEEGKFQAELKAEPLEEVANTKEEVWKEIPVKGEEVEPRLETAEKGCQTEASSERPFSCEVCGRSYKHAGSLINHRQSHQIGHFGCQACSKDFSNLMSLKNHRRIHADPRRFRCSECGKAFRLRKQLTSHQRVHAERGGGGGTRKLTREDRPFRCGQCERTYRHVGSLLNHRRSHETGQYSCPTWPKTYSNHIILKDHQRLHSESHKWRAGRSWQAALCCALCGQGFPGQGSLERHLRDHEETESSQGGPEGSEGYLVNDQRPQDRSGGTESVPQLEDGAMRSREQSQSPIRAAGSEATESVSQGMGKVGGWQGDGGPVNHKGWVPEGTDQAR